In a genomic window of Streptomyces sp. NBC_01231:
- a CDS encoding extracellular solute-binding protein, translating into MNFTSRRRRFARTAVAGLALTGLLSACGGGSDSGGSDSSGPVTLPFWGWANGQEAVVKAFNASHKDVRLKYTKVTDQLTMQKQLTNAVKAGNAPCLVQNTAEYVTSWVSQGALADITEYVDSSKDKFNPGSWASAQVQGKTYGVPTSSAPNFTIYRTDVFQKYGIKAPTTWDEFVAAGKELKKHGVKITNFAGEDPSTLEVLAMQAGAHWYAIDGNSWKVNFQDEGTLKAAKVIQDIIDNDLNSKLSFADYAAVQRNYDNGGTATRQISTWQMAGMVQNFTKSFGKWALAPWPAFTGEAARTPAGTNLTGSVTLVTKGCAHQAQAAEAALWMSTDTGAVKTMASPETGNGVMPALKDSDTYVSDAISEKLLGKNYEPAKKVVTDSLGTVTTDWVYGPDWTAMFTEMQSGWAKVVNKEEKVTDLLAHMQEWTVKDLKSRGINVKG; encoded by the coding sequence ATGAACTTCACCAGCCGCCGGAGAAGGTTCGCCCGCACCGCCGTAGCGGGACTCGCGCTGACAGGTCTGCTCTCCGCGTGCGGCGGAGGATCGGACTCGGGGGGCTCCGACTCCTCCGGCCCGGTCACCCTCCCCTTCTGGGGCTGGGCCAACGGTCAGGAGGCCGTCGTCAAGGCGTTCAACGCCTCCCACAAGGACGTCCGGCTGAAGTACACGAAGGTCACCGACCAGCTGACCATGCAGAAGCAGCTGACCAACGCGGTGAAGGCCGGCAACGCTCCCTGTCTGGTGCAGAACACGGCCGAGTACGTCACGAGCTGGGTCTCGCAGGGCGCGCTCGCCGACATCACCGAGTACGTCGACTCCAGCAAGGACAAGTTCAACCCCGGTTCCTGGGCGAGCGCGCAGGTGCAGGGCAAGACGTACGGCGTGCCGACCAGCTCCGCGCCGAACTTCACGATCTACCGCACCGACGTCTTCCAGAAGTACGGCATCAAGGCCCCGACGACCTGGGACGAGTTCGTCGCCGCGGGCAAGGAGCTCAAGAAGCACGGCGTGAAGATCACCAACTTCGCGGGTGAGGACCCGAGCACCCTGGAGGTGCTCGCGATGCAGGCCGGGGCGCACTGGTACGCGATCGACGGCAACTCCTGGAAGGTGAACTTCCAGGACGAGGGCACCCTGAAGGCCGCGAAGGTGATCCAGGACATCATCGACAACGACCTCAACTCCAAGCTGTCCTTCGCGGACTACGCGGCCGTGCAGCGCAACTACGACAACGGCGGCACGGCGACCCGGCAGATATCGACCTGGCAGATGGCCGGCATGGTGCAGAACTTCACCAAGTCCTTCGGCAAGTGGGCCCTCGCCCCCTGGCCGGCGTTCACCGGCGAGGCGGCCAGGACCCCGGCCGGCACCAACCTCACCGGCAGCGTGACCCTGGTGACCAAGGGCTGCGCGCACCAGGCGCAGGCCGCCGAGGCCGCGCTGTGGATGTCCACCGACACCGGCGCGGTCAAGACGATGGCGAGCCCGGAGACCGGCAACGGCGTGATGCCGGCGCTGAAGGACAGCGACACGTATGTGAGTGACGCGATCTCCGAGAAGCTGCTCGGCAAGAACTACGAGCCCGCCAAGAAGGTCGTCACCGACAGCCTGGGCACGGTGACCACCGACTGGGTCTACGGCCCGGACTGGACCGCGATGTTCACCGAGATGCAGAGCGGCTGGGCGAAGGTCGTCAACAAGGAGGAGAAGGTCACCGACCTCCTGGCGCACATGCAGGAGTGGACGGTCAAGGACCTGAAGTCCCGCGGCATCAACGTCAAGGGCTGA
- a CDS encoding LacI family transcriptional regulator, with protein sequence MSQRKASGDAGRATIRDVAEQAGVSVASVSRVLSGNYPVSEDLRRRVMKVVGDLDYVTNAHARSLAGGGTPTVAILINNITGAAFAHVAKGVESAATLRGWLSLVGTTGDDPERELALVNLMRQQGVAAVVLLGGAYDYDEYQLRMARFARSLDAADSHLVLVGRPPLEGDVPATTVDYDNEGGAYAMASHLLSAGHRRILVLPGHAELTTAQGRLKGARRAFEAYGVPFEPGMVRHGPYDDEHGYQAVEESLREGLDFTAVLAGTDVVAAGATQALRAAGLRVPEDVSIVGYDDIPLASQLTPQLTTVHVPYEEMGRVALRAVADRREGRGGRRKGIDGDHLVLGTHVVVRNSVRPPAPRA encoded by the coding sequence GTGAGTCAGCGCAAGGCGTCGGGCGACGCCGGACGGGCCACCATCCGCGATGTCGCGGAACAGGCGGGCGTCTCGGTCGCGAGCGTGTCGCGCGTCCTGTCCGGCAACTACCCCGTCTCGGAGGACCTGCGCCGCCGGGTGATGAAGGTGGTCGGCGACCTGGACTACGTCACCAACGCGCACGCCCGCTCCCTCGCCGGCGGCGGTACGCCGACGGTCGCCATCCTCATCAACAACATCACCGGCGCCGCCTTCGCCCACGTCGCCAAGGGAGTCGAGAGCGCCGCCACCCTGCGCGGCTGGCTCTCCCTGGTCGGCACCACCGGCGACGACCCCGAACGGGAACTGGCGCTGGTGAATCTGATGCGCCAGCAGGGCGTGGCCGCGGTGGTCCTGCTCGGCGGCGCCTACGACTACGACGAGTACCAGCTGCGCATGGCCCGCTTCGCCCGCTCCCTGGACGCGGCCGACTCACACCTGGTGCTGGTCGGCCGGCCGCCCCTGGAGGGCGACGTGCCGGCGACGACGGTCGACTACGACAACGAGGGCGGCGCCTACGCGATGGCCAGCCACCTCCTGTCGGCCGGCCACCGCAGGATCCTGGTCCTGCCGGGCCATGCCGAACTCACCACCGCCCAGGGCCGTTTGAAGGGCGCCAGGCGTGCCTTCGAGGCGTACGGCGTGCCCTTCGAGCCGGGCATGGTGCGGCACGGCCCCTACGACGACGAGCACGGATACCAGGCGGTCGAGGAGAGCCTGCGCGAGGGCCTGGACTTCACCGCGGTGCTGGCCGGCACCGACGTGGTCGCCGCGGGCGCGACACAGGCGCTGCGCGCGGCCGGCCTCCGGGTGCCCGAGGACGTCTCGATCGTGGGCTACGACGACATTCCGCTGGCCTCCCAGCTGACCCCGCAACTCACCACCGTGCACGTGCCGTACGAGGAGATGGGCCGGGTCGCCCTGCGTGCCGTCGCCGACCGGCGCGAGGGCCGCGGGGGTCGCCGCAAGGGCATTGACGGGGACCACCTGGTGCTGGGCACCCATGTCGTCGTACGGAACTCCGTGCGGCCGCCCGCCCCGCGTGCGTGA
- a CDS encoding hydroxyacid dehydrogenase has protein sequence MPSPQPPRAVFAMDPVHLPLLFPPPLMTRLTRAAELDPALVVRDFADPAAADALARAEVLITGWGCPRLDAGVLATAPRLRTVLHAAGSVRSLVGEALWARGITVSSAVTGNALPVAEYTLAMILLAGKDTFTHRERFRADHTYPSAAETAATGNVGRRIGVIGASRVGRRLLELLEPFDFSVLLHDPYVSPAEAAALGAELLPLEDLLRHSDIVTLHAPDIPETYRMLDAGRLALIRDGGILVNTSRGALIDPDALTGELVSGRLHAILDVTEPEPLPAGSPLYRLPNVFLTPHIAGSLGNELERLGRIVVEELERLVGGLPPAHEVRLSDLARVA, from the coding sequence ATGCCCAGCCCTCAGCCCCCCAGGGCCGTGTTCGCGATGGACCCCGTGCACCTCCCCCTGCTGTTCCCGCCGCCGCTCATGACCCGGTTGACCAGGGCGGCCGAACTCGATCCCGCACTCGTCGTACGGGACTTCGCCGATCCCGCCGCGGCGGACGCCCTGGCGCGGGCGGAGGTGCTCATCACCGGCTGGGGCTGCCCCCGCCTCGACGCCGGCGTCCTCGCCACGGCACCCCGGCTGCGCACCGTCCTGCACGCCGCCGGCTCGGTCCGCTCCCTGGTCGGCGAGGCCCTGTGGGCACGCGGCATCACGGTCTCCAGCGCGGTCACCGGCAACGCCCTGCCGGTCGCGGAGTACACCCTCGCGATGATCCTGCTCGCCGGGAAGGACACCTTCACCCACCGCGAGCGCTTCCGCGCCGACCACACCTACCCGTCGGCCGCCGAGACGGCGGCCACGGGCAACGTCGGGCGTCGGATCGGCGTCATCGGCGCCTCCCGGGTGGGCCGCCGACTCCTGGAGCTGCTGGAGCCGTTCGACTTCTCGGTCCTGCTGCACGACCCCTACGTCAGCCCCGCCGAGGCCGCCGCCCTGGGCGCCGAACTCCTGCCGCTGGAGGACCTGCTCAGACACAGCGACATCGTGACCCTGCACGCCCCGGACATCCCCGAGACCTACCGCATGCTCGACGCCGGGCGGCTTGCCCTCATCCGGGACGGCGGCATCCTCGTGAACACCTCCCGGGGCGCCCTCATCGACCCCGACGCCCTCACCGGCGAGCTGGTCTCCGGCCGGCTGCACGCGATCCTCGACGTCACCGAACCCGAGCCGCTGCCCGCGGGTTCCCCGCTCTACCGACTGCCCAACGTCTTCCTCACCCCGCACATCGCCGGCTCCCTCGGCAACGAACTGGAGCGCCTCGGCCGCATCGTCGTCGAGGAACTGGAACGCCTGGTCGGGGGCCTGCCACCGGCCCACGAGGTACGCCTCTCGGACCTGGCGCGGGTCGCGTGA
- a CDS encoding extracellular solute-binding protein has translation MRPRVGASMGRRRFLALSAGGAAVGASALSGCALRVAGAATGGGESITMMAKLDDIAPELIQQAQKELGIRITVVQDDITRLIAMLTSGNPPDLVRGVGALDAPFYAARGVAEDLDPYFAKSTVLRVEDLDPVNDLWRYDGAAQGKGPRYGMAKDFSQDSMYWYNTAQFDRAGVDYPAETEPITYEEWLEKAKKLVERKNGQTTVYGGSYNGVNIVILLTNLVAAAGGNIFSEDFTRVDFTTPEARRALTWYVDYAKARVGPSLIQPNPDAWDGPTYVANRMAMSGSGYWLGGMINAEPKIAEVSRLAPAPVFEGGPRLSSCQAGTGMWMPKKARNKDAAWRVFEWFFGEGPAKARAAGGWGIPTLKSLRPLMPQKEEYQKRVFRVQEAELKHFSVTPFTPYAKWDALEALLNQVMPAAMNGRISVDTLAGRLNSSVNEQLKRGKEQVG, from the coding sequence ATGCGCCCTCGTGTCGGTGCTTCGATGGGCCGCCGCCGATTCCTCGCCCTGTCGGCGGGAGGCGCGGCGGTCGGCGCCTCAGCGCTGAGCGGCTGTGCCCTGCGGGTGGCGGGCGCCGCGACCGGCGGCGGGGAGAGCATCACGATGATGGCCAAGCTCGACGACATCGCCCCGGAGCTGATCCAGCAGGCCCAGAAGGAACTCGGCATCAGGATCACCGTGGTGCAGGACGACATCACCCGGCTGATCGCGATGCTCACCAGCGGCAACCCGCCGGACCTGGTACGCGGCGTCGGCGCCCTGGACGCGCCGTTCTACGCGGCCCGGGGCGTCGCCGAGGACCTGGACCCGTACTTCGCCAAGTCCACCGTTCTCAGGGTCGAGGACCTCGATCCGGTCAACGACCTGTGGCGGTACGACGGCGCCGCCCAGGGCAAGGGGCCCCGCTACGGCATGGCGAAGGACTTCTCCCAGGACTCCATGTACTGGTACAACACCGCCCAGTTCGACCGGGCGGGCGTGGACTACCCGGCCGAGACCGAGCCGATCACCTACGAGGAGTGGCTGGAGAAGGCCAAGAAACTGGTCGAGCGGAAGAACGGCCAGACCACCGTCTACGGGGGCAGCTACAACGGCGTGAACATCGTCATCCTCCTGACGAACCTGGTCGCCGCCGCCGGCGGAAACATCTTCTCCGAGGACTTCACCCGGGTCGACTTCACCACCCCCGAGGCCCGCAGGGCCCTGACCTGGTACGTGGACTACGCCAAGGCCAGAGTCGGGCCGAGCCTCATCCAGCCCAACCCGGACGCCTGGGACGGGCCCACCTATGTCGCGAACCGGATGGCCATGTCGGGCAGCGGTTACTGGCTGGGCGGCATGATCAACGCCGAGCCGAAGATCGCGGAGGTGTCCCGCCTCGCCCCCGCCCCCGTCTTCGAGGGCGGCCCGCGGCTCAGCTCCTGCCAGGCGGGCACGGGCATGTGGATGCCGAAGAAGGCACGGAACAAGGACGCCGCGTGGCGGGTCTTCGAGTGGTTCTTCGGCGAGGGCCCGGCCAAGGCCCGCGCGGCGGGCGGCTGGGGGATCCCGACGCTGAAGTCACTGCGGCCGCTGATGCCGCAGAAGGAGGAGTACCAAAAACGCGTCTTCAGGGTGCAGGAGGCCGAGTTGAAGCACTTCTCGGTGACCCCGTTCACTCCCTACGCCAAGTGGGACGCGCTCGAAGCCCTCCTCAACCAGGTCATGCCGGCCGCGATGAACGGCCGTATCTCCGTCGACACCCTCGCGGGACGCCTCAACTCGTCGGTCAACGAACAGCTGAAGCGCGGTAAGGAGCAGGTGGGATGA
- a CDS encoding sugar ABC transporter permease, translating to MTVSQIPEAVRRPRPATPTDATRPKGLPRTSITARRHRAFYLFTSPWIVGFLLLTVGPMAYALWLSFTTFDGISPHWSFVGFDNYRELLSDPVTWDSLSRAGVFALTSVPLSIVAGLGLAVLVNRPIRARGLWRTLLYLPAVVPPVGAGLVFKTLFNRDSGAANGVLNLAGIDAVAWLDDPYARYVILMAVLWGAGNVMIISLAGLQDVPRELHEAARIDGASAWRTFRSITVPLLSPVLLFQAVTGMIASVQTIMPLLIAPNPTPAGVTAIPQTNYMYMMHVFAEYFALGRYGYASALLWVLFVLILIATGLIFKLTSGVVFYNVDPEAKK from the coding sequence ATGACCGTCAGTCAGATCCCGGAAGCCGTGCGGCGGCCCCGGCCCGCCACCCCCACCGATGCCACCCGCCCCAAAGGCCTGCCCCGGACATCCATCACCGCCCGCCGGCACCGGGCGTTCTATCTGTTCACCTCGCCCTGGATCGTCGGTTTCCTGCTGCTGACCGTCGGACCGATGGCGTACGCGCTCTGGCTGAGCTTCACCACCTTCGACGGGATCTCCCCGCACTGGAGCTTCGTCGGGTTCGACAACTACCGTGAACTGCTGTCCGACCCGGTGACCTGGGACTCCCTGAGCCGGGCCGGCGTGTTCGCCCTCACCTCGGTGCCGCTGTCGATCGTCGCGGGGCTCGGGCTCGCGGTCCTGGTCAACCGTCCGATCAGGGCCCGCGGACTGTGGCGCACCCTGCTCTATCTGCCGGCCGTGGTACCGCCGGTCGGCGCGGGCCTCGTCTTCAAGACGCTCTTCAACCGTGACTCCGGTGCCGCCAACGGCGTCCTCAACCTCGCCGGCATCGACGCCGTGGCCTGGCTGGACGATCCGTACGCCCGCTACGTGATCCTGATGGCGGTGCTGTGGGGCGCCGGCAACGTCATGATCATCTCTCTGGCCGGGCTCCAGGACGTGCCCCGCGAGTTGCACGAGGCGGCCCGGATCGACGGCGCGAGCGCCTGGCGGACCTTCCGCAGCATCACCGTGCCGCTGCTGTCGCCGGTGCTGCTCTTCCAGGCCGTGACCGGGATGATCGCCTCGGTGCAGACGATCATGCCGCTGTTGATCGCGCCCAACCCCACCCCCGCCGGCGTCACCGCGATCCCGCAGACCAACTACATGTACATGATGCACGTGTTCGCGGAGTACTTCGCGCTCGGCCGCTACGGCTACGCCTCCGCGCTCCTGTGGGTGCTCTTCGTCCTGATCCTCATCGCGACCGGACTGATCTTCAAGCTCACCTCCGGTGTGGTGTTCTACAACGTCGACCCGGAGGCGAAGAAGTGA
- a CDS encoding carbohydrate ABC transporter permease — MTATTVTPENLDPAVRVRVRASRLVLYTVLVMVTGLMIGPFGWLVITGLKTTPELAASPVHWLPDRIQWHNFAEAFTSIDFLGYARNSLIIALIYATLVTLSSAWVGFGFARLDAPGKKVLFGVLLGSMMLPQMITLFPTYLIFAKVGMVDTYWPWVLWGLSAAPYLVFLFRQFFAGMPRELEEAAIVDGCGYTGIFWRIFLPQSWPVLAASFVIAFTWTWGDFIAPMLLLSSDRTTLSVAIMTSYVTDGGLPVNNLAAAGSVMYVVPILLIFLIAQRGFVAGMSTTGLK, encoded by the coding sequence GTGACCGCCACCACCGTGACCCCCGAGAACCTCGACCCCGCGGTCCGGGTCCGGGTGCGCGCGTCCCGCCTCGTCCTCTACACCGTCCTCGTCATGGTCACCGGCCTGATGATCGGCCCCTTCGGCTGGCTGGTCATCACGGGTCTGAAGACGACGCCCGAACTCGCCGCCTCCCCGGTGCACTGGCTGCCCGACAGGATCCAGTGGCACAACTTCGCCGAAGCCTTCACCAGCATCGACTTCCTGGGATACGCCCGCAACTCCCTCATCATCGCCCTGATCTACGCCACCCTCGTCACCCTCAGCTCCGCCTGGGTCGGCTTCGGCTTCGCCCGTCTGGACGCCCCCGGCAAGAAGGTGCTGTTCGGCGTCCTGCTCGGCTCGATGATGCTGCCGCAGATGATCACCCTCTTCCCGACGTACCTCATCTTCGCCAAGGTCGGCATGGTCGACACCTACTGGCCATGGGTGCTGTGGGGGTTGTCGGCGGCCCCCTATCTGGTCTTCCTGTTCCGGCAGTTCTTCGCCGGGATGCCACGGGAGCTGGAGGAGGCCGCGATCGTCGACGGCTGCGGCTACACCGGGATCTTCTGGCGGATCTTCCTGCCGCAGTCCTGGCCGGTGCTGGCCGCGAGTTTCGTGATCGCCTTCACCTGGACCTGGGGCGACTTCATCGCCCCCATGCTGCTGCTGTCCAGCGACCGTACGACTCTCTCGGTCGCCATCATGACCTCCTACGTGACGGACGGCGGGCTGCCCGTCAACAACCTGGCGGCCGCCGGGTCCGTGATGTACGTCGTCCCGATCCTGCTGATCTTCCTGATCGCCCAACGCGGTTTCGTCGCCGGGATGTCCACGACCGGACTCAAGTAG
- a CDS encoding glycosyl hydrolase family 28 protein, translating into MNPPLSRRTALQAAGATVLAAGLTDLTASAARADDAGALSAPKLVTYPRPADMPTNTSFKVRVRTAPDGEWQTLDLWRPQLEEINPTTGSGKVLNSSMVYFDFQGSVEIEVTYVKGGTTKARVRPDALGIKPELLGDTLRFTLDEPRDVVVQINDEIFDCLHVITNHIDPNPPSADDPDVLYFGPGTHTVPGNVLTVPSGKTVYLAGGAVLKAQVFFKNVEKAALTGHGMLTAGPAGVLCEGSKNIRVEDVIIMNPNGYAGTFGMSENVHVKKARSFSSKGNGDGFDVFSSTGIVFDGCFMRNSDDCFAIYCHRWDYYGDTRDITIQNCTLWADVAHPINVGTHGNTDAPETIENLVIKNVDVLDHREPQMGYQGCIALNPGDSNLIKNVRIEDVRIEDFRWGQVIHMRIMYNTKYNTSVGRGIEDVYVKNLSYTGTHANPSLFLGYDADHAIKDVTFENLVVNGVTIADSMKKPTWYYTTDAVQWFSNEHVTNLKFLTTAEAEAAAES; encoded by the coding sequence ATGAACCCGCCCCTCTCCCGCCGTACCGCCCTCCAGGCGGCGGGCGCCACCGTGCTCGCCGCCGGCCTCACCGACCTGACGGCCTCCGCGGCCCGGGCCGACGACGCGGGCGCCCTCTCCGCGCCGAAGCTGGTGACGTACCCCCGGCCGGCGGACATGCCCACGAACACCAGCTTCAAGGTGAGAGTCCGCACCGCCCCCGACGGCGAGTGGCAGACCCTGGACCTCTGGCGGCCCCAGCTGGAGGAGATCAACCCCACGACCGGGTCAGGCAAGGTCCTCAACTCCTCGATGGTGTACTTCGACTTCCAGGGCTCCGTCGAGATCGAGGTGACCTACGTCAAGGGCGGCACCACCAAGGCCCGGGTCCGGCCGGACGCCTTGGGCATCAAGCCCGAACTCCTCGGCGACACACTGCGCTTCACCCTCGACGAGCCGCGTGACGTGGTCGTGCAGATCAACGACGAGATCTTCGACTGTCTGCACGTCATCACCAACCACATCGACCCGAACCCGCCGTCCGCCGACGACCCGGACGTCCTCTACTTCGGCCCCGGCACGCACACCGTCCCCGGAAACGTCCTCACTGTCCCCAGCGGCAAGACCGTGTACCTGGCGGGCGGCGCGGTCCTGAAGGCGCAGGTGTTCTTCAAGAACGTGGAGAAGGCCGCCCTCACCGGACACGGCATGCTCACCGCCGGCCCCGCCGGTGTGCTGTGCGAGGGCAGCAAGAACATCCGCGTTGAGGACGTCATCATCATGAACCCGAACGGATACGCGGGCACCTTCGGCATGAGTGAGAACGTCCACGTCAAGAAGGCGCGGTCGTTCAGCTCCAAGGGCAACGGCGACGGCTTCGACGTCTTCTCCTCGACCGGGATCGTCTTCGACGGCTGCTTCATGCGCAACTCCGACGACTGCTTCGCCATCTACTGCCACCGCTGGGACTACTACGGCGACACCCGCGACATCACCATCCAGAACTGCACCCTGTGGGCCGACGTCGCCCACCCGATCAACGTCGGCACGCACGGCAACACCGACGCCCCCGAGACGATCGAGAACCTGGTCATCAAGAACGTCGACGTCCTCGACCACCGCGAGCCGCAGATGGGCTACCAGGGCTGCATCGCCCTCAACCCCGGCGACTCCAACCTGATCAAGAACGTGCGGATCGAGGACGTACGGATCGAGGACTTCCGCTGGGGCCAGGTCATCCACATGCGGATCATGTACAACACGAAGTACAACACCTCGGTCGGCCGCGGCATCGAGGACGTCTACGTCAAGAACCTCAGCTACACGGGCACCCACGCCAACCCGTCGCTCTTCCTCGGCTACGACGCCGACCACGCCATCAAGGACGTCACGTTCGAGAACCTGGTGGTCAACGGCGTGACCATCGCGGACTCGATGAAGAAGCCGACCTGGTACTACACCACCGACGCCGTCCAGTGGTTCTCCAACGAGCACGTGACGAACCTGAAGTTCCTCACCACCGCCGAGGCCGAGGCGGCTGCCGAGTCATGA